The genomic interval TAAATAACGCATCGTTTCACTGCCCACTTTGAATAACCCGTCTATTTAATTAGGCGGGTTTTTTCTTATTTAATCATAGCGATTATTTATCAATTTTTCGTTCGGGTATAGTATCAACGTTAATGGCACCTTTTAATAGTTCAGGATTTAATGTTAGGCCTTGGGCTTGTGCGTGTTTTGGGCTCACGTATAAGGTTAATTGGTTCATCACTTCGGGTTTAACTTGATTGACAGGTGTACCATCCAAAATTTTGCCTACCATTTTGCCTGTGGTACGTCCAAAGTCATAATCATTGACACCGAGTGCTGCTGTAGCACCGCGGCGGACGCTAAACTCATCGGAGGCGATGATGGGAAGTTTTAATGTATTGGCTGATTGCACCATTGATTCGAATGCAGACGCCACATTATTGTCCATTGAGGTATAAATCAACTGGGCTTTGCCGCCAAGGCTATTAGTTGCCATGGCAATATCAGTCGGACGGATCAAACTTGTTTTGTGAGTCGAATATATTATTTCAATGTACTAGTTTACTATAACATAAATAAAAGTTTGCGACTATGGCTAAGTTTTTATGGATTAAAAGGTTTTATAAACGCTTTGATAAACAGTAGTTTATTAACAAAACCTGTCATGAATACCGCTATATGCGTATGCTTAATTACATAAAGTCCGTAATTGAAACATAATGTATAAATATTATTGAATATTTCATGAAATTGTCATAATAAAATGGTATGAAAATCTTTCGATATCTTTTAGAATAGAACTTCTACTCGCAGCATTATTTATCTTTTTTAAACGATTCGTTGCAGCGTTGATTAAGTTAAACGTGTCTGTGCTTAGTAAAGGTAAATGATTCACAGATGGAATCATCGTACACTAACTCAACAAGGAGGCTATATGAACTCATCAAACTTGATGGCAGGCGTATTAGTAGTTGGTGCTATTCTACCTTCGGCTGAAGCACCCCATTATTGCCAATATAATAAGGAAGCTAATCCAGTTAGAGCCAATCGAAAATCTATCCCCGTTCGCATCAGCGTAAGCAAAGGCGAACGTTAATCGTACGACAATATAGATTATTTGATATTTAGGATAGCTTAATAAAAAAACCGCTGGTGATTATCAGCGGTTTTTTGTTGTAACCAAAAAATGCGTAAGAATGTGTCAAAATGTTTCAATTAATCGCAGTCAATCGCAGTTAAGCCCATTAAGCTAAGGTCGCACCTGCAGGGATATGGTCATCTAAAGTAACAACCGTCAATTGACCCGCTTTTTCAGCCGATAAAATCATACCTTCAGAAATACCAAACTTCATTTTTCGTGGTGCAAGGTTGGTGACGCAGACCACAGTTTTGCCCACCAATTGTTCAGGGTTGTAGAATTTGGCGATACCGCTAAACACATTACGCGTTTTCACATTACCCTGCGCATCCGTTTCACCCACATCTAGGGTAAATTGCAGCAATTTATCTGCACCTTCTACGTTATTGCAGGCTAGTACTTTTGCTACCGTCATCGTGACTTTGGCGAAGTCATCGATACCAATCAATGCCGTAGCATCAGTGGGTTGTTCGTTAGCGGCGGCTTTGGTTTTGCTCGCGTCCGCTTGCCCATTTGCGGCTTGATTGGCGATAGCAGGCTGCTTGTTTAAATCTTCTTTTGAAGCGTCCACCATCGCAGCAACTTTATCTTTGTCAACACGCTGCATCAATGGGGTAAAGGCGTTGATGGTATGCCCGACTAATAACGCATGACGGCTATCAAAGTCTAGGCTGTCAACATTGAGAAAAATTCGTGCTTTTTCACACATCAATGGCAATACAGGGGCAAGATAAACCACCAATTGACGGAAGATATTAAGCGCGACGGTACACACCGCTTGTACTTCAGCTTGTTGACCTTCGACTTTGTTGAGTGCCCACGGTTTTTTGTCATCGATGTACTCATTGGCTTTGTCTGCGCACGCCATAATTAGACGCATGGCTTTGCTAAATTCGCGCGCTTCATAAGCGGCGGCGATGTCTTCCCCCGCGTCAATGATTTGTTGCACCAAAGCAGGCTCGCTAATCGTCAGTGCCAGTTTGCTACCATGATTTTTATGGATAAACCCTGCACAGCGGCTAGCGATATTGACGACTTTACCCACCAAGTCTGAATTGACTTTTTGCATGAAGTCTTCAAGATCCAGATTGATATCTTCGACACTGGCTGATAATTTGCTAGCAAAGTAGTAACGCAAGTATTCAGGGTCAAGGTTTTGTAAGTAGGTATCGGCTTTGATAAAGGTGCCGCGAGATTTACTCATTTTCTCGCCATTGACGGTCAAGAAGCCATGCGCGTTGATGGCAGTGGGTGTTCTAAATCCTGCGCCTTCAAGCATGGCTGGCCAAAACAGCGCGTGGAAATACACAATATCTTTACCGATAAAGTGATAGATTTCGGTGTTGTTATGATTTTCTTTTGACCAATACTCATCAAAATTTAAGCCTAAATTTGCACCTTGTTGGTCACACAAGTTTTTGAAACTTGCCATATAACCGACAGGCGCATCCAGCCACACATAAAAATACTTGTCTGGTTCACCGGCTGGGGTGTTAGGGATTTTAAAGCCAAAATACGGCGCATCGCGGCTAATATCCCAGTTGGCAAGCCCTGCATCAAACCATTCTTGTAATTTGTTGGCGATAGAGGTCTGCAGGCGACCTTCTTTACGCGTCCAATTTTGCAAAAATTCGCTAAAGTTTGGCAGATTAAAGAAATAATGGATGGATGATCTCAAAACAGGCGTTGCACCTGAAAGCGTTGAGTAGGGATTTTTAAGTTCGGTGGCATTGTAGGTGGTGCCGCAGACTTCGCAGTTGTCGCCGTATTGGTCTTTTGCGCCGCATTTCGGGCATTCGCCTTTGACAAAACGGTCTGCCAAAAACAAGCCTTTTTCTGGGTCATACAGCTGTTCAACTGCTTTGTGCGAGATATGACCGTTTTCATACAAGCGATTATAAATCAGCTGGGAGTAATGCTCATTTTCAGGGCTATGGGTTGAGTAGTAGTTGTCAAAATCAATTAAAAATCCCGCAAAATCTTTTTCATGTGAGGCTTTGACATCGGCAATTTGCTGTTCAGGGGTGACACCGTTGGCTTCAGCTTTGAGCATAATCGCTGTGCCGTGGGCGTCATCGGCACACACATAGGTTACTTGATGACCCAGTGATTTCATGGCGCGTACCCAAATATCGGTTTGGATATACTCAACCAAATGCCCCAAATGAATCGGACCATTGGCATAGGGTAGGGCGCTAGTAACTAAAATTTTTCTCACAATACACCTGTTATTGATTTGTTTAAAAAAACGTTATTATTGCTGTATGATAGCTTAAATCGCATCATTTCCCAACCAATGGGCATCAATCAAACAAGAAAAATTATTTTTCACACAGATATGTTCAATCTGTCTCTGTGAAAATTGGCAATAAACCCCACTTAACAGTGGTTAAAATCGTTAAAATAACAACATTGGGGTAAGCAACTATCATGTTCAACTTTATCAAACCAAAAACCGTGGCAACAGTGGATGAGTCCATGCTTAATCAGTTATTTGATGAATATCATGTCAATAACCAGCCAATTCGCCACTATGTCAAAGGGGCTAAACAGCAAGGTAATAGTCTGACATTGGATTTGCGCTTGCCCGATGATTGCAATCCTGAACAAATTCATCATGATTTAAGCCAAAAGCTGCATATCCATGGGGTCAGTGAAGTGAATATGAATATTACCTTATTTGATAGCACTACTGCACCAAAACCTACGACCAAAGGCAGTGGCTCAACTTTACCCAAAACCACCAATGCCATGCCACCTGCCACTCAGGCCGCGCCACAAAATAACAAATTAGTCACAGAAACCCCTGAACCTGCGATTGCCAAAAAAGCCACCACCCAAGCAGAATTAACACCGCATCCACGTATCGCACATATTATTGTGGTGGCTTCGGGTAAAGGCGGCGTTGGCAAATCGACGACGACAGTGAATATCGCCTTGGCGCTGCAAAAACTGGGCAAACGCGTGGGCGTGCTGGATGCGGATATCTATGGCCCGAGTATTCCAAGTATGCTTGGCGTGGCAGGTCAGCAGCCGCAGCTCGAGCATGAACAATTTGTACCGATTGCAGCGCAAGGTATGCCGATGCTATCTATTGGTAGCTTGTTGAGCGATGACACTACCCCGATTGCTTGGCGTGGTGCGAAAGCGACAGGCGCACTGATGCAGCTTTACAACCAAACCAACTGGCCAAATCTTGATTATTTGGTGATTGATATGCCACCTGGGACGGGGGATATTCAGTTGACGCTCGCCCAGCGTATTCCTGTGACCGGTGCGGTGATTGTGACCACACCGCAGCATATCGCCTTGCTAGATGCGCAAAAAGGCATTGAGATGTTCCGCAAAACCCATATCCCTGTGCTGGGCGTGGTAGAGAATATGGCGCTGCATACTTGTAGCAGCTGTGGGCATACCGAAGCGATTTTTGGCGAAGGTGGCGGGGATAAAATGGCCGCACAGTATCAAGTGCCACTACTGGGGCAATTACCACTGGCAAAAGGCATCCGCGAGCAAGCCGATAAAGGAGAGCCGTCCGTCATTGCCAATCAAGGCGCAGGCGATGAATTTGCCGACTATTATTTGAATATCGCCAAAAATATCGAAGC from Moraxella osloensis carries:
- the metG gene encoding methionine--tRNA ligase, which translates into the protein MRKILVTSALPYANGPIHLGHLVEYIQTDIWVRAMKSLGHQVTYVCADDAHGTAIMLKAEANGVTPEQQIADVKASHEKDFAGFLIDFDNYYSTHSPENEHYSQLIYNRLYENGHISHKAVEQLYDPEKGLFLADRFVKGECPKCGAKDQYGDNCEVCGTTYNATELKNPYSTLSGATPVLRSSIHYFFNLPNFSEFLQNWTRKEGRLQTSIANKLQEWFDAGLANWDISRDAPYFGFKIPNTPAGEPDKYFYVWLDAPVGYMASFKNLCDQQGANLGLNFDEYWSKENHNNTEIYHFIGKDIVYFHALFWPAMLEGAGFRTPTAINAHGFLTVNGEKMSKSRGTFIKADTYLQNLDPEYLRYYFASKLSASVEDINLDLEDFMQKVNSDLVGKVVNIASRCAGFIHKNHGSKLALTISEPALVQQIIDAGEDIAAAYEAREFSKAMRLIMACADKANEYIDDKKPWALNKVEGQQAEVQAVCTVALNIFRQLVVYLAPVLPLMCEKARIFLNVDSLDFDSRHALLVGHTINAFTPLMQRVDKDKVAAMVDASKEDLNKQPAIANQAANGQADASKTKAAANEQPTDATALIGIDDFAKVTMTVAKVLACNNVEGADKLLQFTLDVGETDAQGNVKTRNVFSGIAKFYNPEQLVGKTVVCVTNLAPRKMKFGISEGMILSAEKAGQLTVVTLDDHIPAGATLA
- the apbC gene encoding iron-sulfur cluster carrier protein ApbC → MFNFIKPKTVATVDESMLNQLFDEYHVNNQPIRHYVKGAKQQGNSLTLDLRLPDDCNPEQIHHDLSQKLHIHGVSEVNMNITLFDSTTAPKPTTKGSGSTLPKTTNAMPPATQAAPQNNKLVTETPEPAIAKKATTQAELTPHPRIAHIIVVASGKGGVGKSTTTVNIALALQKLGKRVGVLDADIYGPSIPSMLGVAGQQPQLEHEQFVPIAAQGMPMLSIGSLLSDDTTPIAWRGAKATGALMQLYNQTNWPNLDYLVIDMPPGTGDIQLTLAQRIPVTGAVIVTTPQHIALLDAQKGIEMFRKTHIPVLGVVENMALHTCSSCGHTEAIFGEGGGDKMAAQYQVPLLGQLPLAKGIREQADKGEPSVIANQGAGDEFADYYLNIAKNIEANITKFAKPHDNNRIF